In Geotalea uraniireducens, one genomic interval encodes:
- a CDS encoding sigma-54-dependent transcriptional regulator, translating to MLKARILICDDEEGIRRYLQKMFQASEFEVETFAEGTSLLQRLEGGSDGDADILVLDVRMPDMDGIEVLKRAKKLRPTLPVVVMTAFGTIDSAVEAIKFGAYDYVTKPFPKEKILGVIENALELDLLLKENRVLKEELNRPDSPDNIIFVSDKFREVYELTLQVAQSDANILVLGESGTGKELIAGAVHYNSPRRSRRFLSINCAALSDTLLESQLFGHVRGAFTGAITTQKGLLEEADGGTLFLDEIGDVSAAVQAKLLRVIQERDFIPVGATKAKSVDIRFVAATNKNLAKEVQEGRFREDLYYRLNVITIDLPPLRERPEDIEPLAEHFMRKYARRIKKELRGISPEALQLLRSYRWPGNVRELENVMERAVILSRGDQVLPAVLPLRGKESPPPPRDNRLIPLETVEREHIERVLRQTGYHKSRTAEILGISRKTLDRKIAEYAIALAGHARGTALDS from the coding sequence ATGCTGAAGGCACGCATATTGATCTGTGACGACGAGGAGGGGATCCGCCGCTATCTCCAGAAGATGTTCCAGGCGAGCGAATTCGAGGTCGAAACGTTTGCCGAGGGAACCAGCCTGCTCCAGCGGCTCGAAGGGGGGAGCGACGGCGATGCCGACATCCTGGTCCTCGACGTGCGGATGCCGGACATGGACGGCATCGAGGTGCTCAAACGGGCCAAGAAACTCCGCCCCACCCTGCCGGTGGTGGTGATGACCGCCTTCGGCACCATCGACTCGGCGGTGGAAGCGATCAAGTTCGGCGCCTACGATTACGTGACCAAGCCCTTCCCCAAGGAGAAGATCCTCGGCGTCATCGAAAACGCCCTCGAACTGGATTTGCTGCTGAAGGAGAACCGGGTGCTCAAGGAAGAGCTGAACCGCCCCGACTCGCCGGACAACATCATCTTCGTCAGCGACAAGTTCCGCGAGGTGTACGAACTGACCCTCCAGGTGGCCCAGAGCGACGCCAACATCCTGGTCCTCGGCGAATCGGGCACCGGCAAGGAGCTGATCGCCGGGGCGGTGCACTACAACAGCCCCCGCCGGAGCCGGCGCTTCCTCTCGATCAACTGCGCCGCCCTTTCCGACACCCTCCTCGAAAGCCAGCTGTTCGGCCATGTCCGCGGCGCCTTCACCGGGGCGATCACCACCCAGAAGGGGCTCCTGGAGGAGGCGGACGGCGGGACACTGTTCCTCGACGAGATCGGCGACGTCAGCGCCGCAGTCCAGGCCAAGCTGCTCCGGGTCATTCAGGAGCGCGACTTCATCCCGGTGGGGGCGACCAAAGCCAAGAGCGTCGACATCCGCTTCGTTGCCGCCACCAACAAGAACCTGGCAAAAGAGGTCCAGGAGGGACGGTTCCGCGAAGACCTCTACTACCGCCTCAATGTCATCACCATCGACCTGCCGCCGCTCCGCGAACGGCCCGAGGATATCGAGCCGCTGGCCGAGCACTTCATGAGGAAATACGCCCGACGGATCAAGAAGGAGCTGCGGGGGATCAGCCCGGAGGCACTGCAGCTGTTGCGCAGCTACCGCTGGCCGGGCAACGTCCGGGAACTGGAGAACGTCATGGAACGGGCGGTGATCCTTTCCCGCGGCGACCAGGTTCTTCCCGCGGTCCTGCCGCTCCGCGGCAAGGAGTCCCCTCCCCCGCCCCGGGACAACCGGCTGATCCCCCTGGAAACCGTCGAGCGGGAGCATATCGAGCGGGTACTGCGCCAGACCGGCTACCACAAGAGCCGGACTGCGGAGATCCTCGGCATCTCGCGCAAGACCCTCGACCGGAAGATCGCCGAATATGCCATCGCGCTGGCGGGCCACGCCCGGGGCACGGCGCTGGATTCCTGA
- the fdnG gene encoding formate dehydrogenase-N subunit alpha translates to MGISRRQFLQGGALAGAALALSGKPGEASVDAPELRTSGTKMTTTICPFCSVGCGLIVHTRDGKVVNAEGDPQHPINQGALCPKGSALFQIANNERRLQKVKYRAPGSDRWEEKSWDWALERIARRMKDTRDASFKKTELNKKDNKEYVVNRTDGMAFFGGAGLDNEECYLWVKFGRAMGLGQIEHQARLUHSSTVAGLAASFGRGAMTNHWIDLKNADVIMAIGCNPAENHPISFKWIEKALDNGATLISVDPRYTRTSSKADIYAQIRPGTDIAFLGGLMNYALQNHLIHEEYVREYTNATFIISEKFDFQDGMFCSFDDQEKTYDPKSWAYATAADGKPKRDMSMKDPKCVYQLLKKHYSRYDADTVCAITGTKKDDYLKVAKAFCGTGRPDRAGTLLYAMGITQSTHGSQNVRAVAMLQLLLGNIGIAGGGVNALRGESNVQGSTDYALLFHILPGYLKSPEFDNVDLKAYTEKWTPKTKDPKSANWWGNTPKYMTSLLKAWYGDSATSENDFCYDYLPKRMGNYSYVKIMEKMGRGELEGLVCMGMNPAVGGPDSGHAREALGKLKWLVTVDLWETETSIFWKRPGVNPKDIQTEVFMLPAASSVEKEGSISNSGRWVQWRYRAIEPVGEARSDLHIIDEFCKRVKALYQKEGGAFPEPITTLAWNYGPGHEPDVHQVAKEINGYFTRDVTVKEKDKVLEFKAGEQVPGFKYLMDDGSTVSGNWIYSGSYPKEGNLMARRDPADPTGLGMFPKWSWAWPVNRRIIYNRASVNPKGEPFNPQRTVIAWNPLEKKWQGDVPDGPWPPMADDKEGRYPFIMFPEGHGRLYALDMKDGPFPEHYEPVESPARNLLSRVQNNPVVKVPKNVSSDTAKFPYVGTTYRVTEHWQAGAMTRSLPWLVELVPDMFVEISETLAGRKGIANGDRVTVTTERGSIQARALVTARLKPFLVQGREIEQVGMPWHFGYAGLATGDSGNVLTPTVGCANTGIPEFKAFLCNIEKGGKAA, encoded by the coding sequence ATGGGTATTTCGCGCAGGCAGTTTTTGCAAGGGGGGGCACTGGCCGGTGCGGCGCTGGCCCTCTCCGGCAAACCGGGGGAAGCGAGCGTCGATGCTCCCGAACTCCGGACGAGCGGAACGAAGATGACGACCACCATCTGTCCGTTCTGTTCGGTCGGCTGCGGCCTGATCGTCCATACCCGGGACGGCAAGGTCGTCAACGCCGAGGGAGACCCGCAGCATCCGATCAACCAAGGGGCGCTCTGCCCCAAAGGGAGCGCCCTGTTCCAGATCGCCAACAACGAGCGGCGGCTGCAGAAGGTGAAGTACCGCGCCCCCGGCTCGGACCGGTGGGAGGAGAAGTCGTGGGACTGGGCGCTGGAGCGGATCGCCCGGCGGATGAAGGATACCCGCGATGCATCGTTCAAGAAGACCGAGCTGAACAAGAAGGACAACAAGGAATATGTCGTCAACCGGACCGATGGGATGGCCTTCTTCGGCGGCGCCGGCCTCGACAACGAAGAGTGCTACCTCTGGGTGAAGTTCGGCCGGGCGATGGGCCTGGGGCAGATCGAGCACCAGGCCCGACTTTGACACTCGTCGACAGTCGCCGGTCTGGCGGCTTCATTCGGTCGTGGTGCCATGACCAACCATTGGATTGACCTGAAGAATGCCGACGTCATCATGGCCATCGGCTGCAATCCGGCCGAGAACCATCCGATCTCCTTCAAGTGGATCGAAAAGGCGCTCGACAACGGGGCGACGCTGATCTCGGTCGACCCGCGCTACACCCGGACCTCCTCCAAGGCGGACATCTATGCCCAGATTCGCCCCGGGACCGACATCGCCTTCCTCGGCGGGCTGATGAACTATGCCCTGCAGAACCACCTCATCCACGAGGAGTATGTCCGGGAATATACCAACGCCACCTTCATCATCTCCGAGAAGTTCGACTTTCAGGACGGGATGTTCTGCTCCTTCGACGACCAGGAAAAGACCTACGACCCGAAATCGTGGGCATACGCCACCGCTGCCGACGGCAAGCCGAAGCGCGATATGAGCATGAAGGACCCGAAGTGCGTCTACCAGCTGCTGAAAAAGCATTACAGCCGCTATGACGCCGACACCGTCTGCGCCATCACCGGGACGAAGAAGGACGATTACCTGAAGGTGGCGAAGGCCTTCTGCGGCACCGGCCGCCCCGACCGGGCGGGGACCCTCCTCTACGCCATGGGGATCACCCAGTCGACCCACGGCAGCCAGAACGTCCGGGCAGTGGCGATGCTCCAGCTGCTGTTGGGGAACATCGGCATCGCCGGCGGCGGGGTGAATGCGCTGCGCGGCGAGAGCAACGTCCAGGGTTCCACCGACTATGCGCTCCTCTTCCATATCCTCCCCGGTTACCTCAAGTCGCCGGAGTTCGACAACGTGGATTTGAAGGCGTACACCGAGAAGTGGACGCCGAAGACCAAGGACCCGAAAAGCGCCAACTGGTGGGGGAATACCCCCAAGTACATGACCAGCCTCCTCAAGGCTTGGTACGGCGATAGCGCCACCAGCGAGAACGACTTCTGCTACGACTACCTTCCCAAGCGGATGGGGAACTACTCCTACGTGAAGATTATGGAGAAGATGGGCAGGGGTGAGCTGGAAGGACTGGTCTGCATGGGGATGAACCCGGCGGTCGGCGGTCCTGACTCCGGCCATGCCCGGGAGGCGCTCGGCAAGCTGAAGTGGCTTGTCACCGTCGACCTTTGGGAGACCGAGACCTCGATCTTCTGGAAACGTCCCGGGGTCAATCCGAAGGATATCCAGACCGAAGTCTTCATGCTTCCGGCCGCCTCCTCCGTCGAGAAGGAAGGGTCCATCTCCAACTCGGGCCGCTGGGTCCAGTGGCGTTACCGGGCCATCGAGCCGGTGGGGGAGGCGCGCAGCGACCTCCATATCATCGACGAGTTCTGCAAACGGGTGAAGGCGCTCTACCAGAAGGAAGGGGGCGCGTTCCCCGAGCCGATCACCACGCTTGCCTGGAACTATGGCCCCGGCCATGAGCCGGACGTTCATCAGGTGGCCAAGGAGATCAACGGCTACTTCACCCGCGACGTGACCGTCAAGGAGAAGGACAAGGTTCTCGAATTCAAGGCCGGCGAGCAGGTGCCGGGCTTCAAGTATCTGATGGACGACGGCTCCACCGTTTCCGGCAATTGGATCTACTCCGGTTCCTATCCCAAGGAGGGGAACCTGATGGCTCGCCGCGATCCTGCCGACCCGACCGGTCTCGGCATGTTCCCCAAGTGGTCCTGGGCCTGGCCGGTGAACCGTCGGATCATTTACAACCGGGCCTCCGTCAATCCGAAGGGGGAGCCGTTCAATCCGCAACGGACGGTCATTGCCTGGAACCCCTTGGAGAAGAAGTGGCAGGGGGATGTCCCCGACGGTCCCTGGCCGCCGATGGCCGACGACAAGGAGGGGCGCTACCCGTTCATCATGTTCCCCGAGGGGCACGGCCGTCTCTACGCGCTCGACATGAAGGACGGCCCCTTCCCCGAGCATTACGAACCGGTGGAGAGTCCGGCCCGCAACCTGCTTTCCCGGGTCCAGAACAACCCGGTGGTCAAGGTGCCGAAGAACGTCTCCAGCGACACCGCCAAATTCCCCTATGTCGGCACCACCTACCGGGTAACCGAGCACTGGCAGGCGGGGGCGATGACCCGGAGCCTGCCATGGCTGGTGGAGCTGGTTCCCGACATGTTCGTCGAGATCAGCGAAACCCTGGCGGGACGGAAAGGGATCGCCAACGGCGATCGGGTGACGGTGACCACCGAGCGGGGGAGCATCCAGGCCCGGGCGCTGGTCACTGCCCGGCTCAAGCCGTTCCTAGTCCAGGGGCGGGAAATCGAGCAGGTCGGCATGCCGTGGCATTTCGGCTATGCCGGGCTGGCTACCGGCGATAGCGGCAATGTCCTGACGCCGACCGTCGGCTGCGCCAATACCGGAATACCGGAATTCAAGGCGTTCCTCTGCAATATCGAGAAAGGGGGTAAGGCCGCATGA
- a CDS encoding 4Fe-4S dicluster domain-containing protein has translation MSAGTVNYAQTRSFLIDTTKCTGCRGCQVACKQWNQLKAEKTTFFSGEGYQNPPQMSEYTFTRVKFKDYEKHGQNEFAFYKEMCMHCNEPACASVCPVGAFHKTPEGPVVYDSKKCIGCRFCMVACPFGVPKYEWSKAFPLVKKCTGCYSRVKAGLEPACATACPTAITYGSRDEMLKEASRRIAAKPERYYKTIYGKEEAGGTGVLYLTQQPLDELGFKKITKRPLPSYTWQALRLVPGIFLTVGGTLSAISWFQHRKDRIRKEEEGMQEKDK, from the coding sequence ATGAGTGCCGGAACCGTCAACTATGCCCAAACCAGGTCGTTTCTGATCGACACGACCAAATGCACCGGCTGCCGCGGTTGCCAGGTGGCCTGCAAACAGTGGAACCAGCTCAAGGCGGAAAAGACCACCTTCTTCAGCGGCGAAGGGTACCAGAATCCGCCGCAGATGTCCGAGTACACCTTCACCCGGGTGAAGTTCAAGGACTATGAGAAGCACGGCCAGAACGAGTTCGCCTTCTACAAAGAGATGTGCATGCACTGCAACGAGCCGGCCTGCGCCTCGGTCTGCCCGGTCGGCGCCTTTCACAAGACGCCGGAAGGGCCGGTGGTCTACGACTCCAAGAAGTGCATCGGCTGCCGGTTCTGCATGGTCGCCTGTCCCTTCGGCGTCCCGAAGTACGAATGGAGCAAGGCCTTCCCGCTGGTGAAGAAGTGCACTGGCTGCTACAGCCGGGTGAAGGCCGGGCTGGAACCGGCCTGCGCCACCGCCTGCCCAACCGCCATCACCTACGGCAGCCGCGACGAGATGCTCAAGGAAGCCAGCCGGCGGATCGCCGCCAAGCCGGAGCGCTACTACAAAACCATCTACGGCAAGGAAGAGGCGGGGGGGACCGGCGTCCTCTACCTCACCCAGCAGCCGCTCGACGAACTCGGCTTCAAGAAGATCACCAAACGGCCGCTCCCTTCCTACACCTGGCAGGCGCTACGGCTGGTCCCGGGAATCTTCCTGACCGTTGGCGGCACCCTTTCGGCCATCTCCTGGTTCCAGCACCGCAAGGACCGGATCAGGAAGGAAGAGGAAGGGATGCAGGAAAAGGATAAATAA
- the nrfD gene encoding NrfD/PsrC family molybdoenzyme membrane anchor subunit, with protein MTAARIIMNEIKGYHRFIKLMMVLVGMGALSAMIRFIFGLGVTTNLNDTYPWGLWISFDVVTAVPLAAGAFTIGVVAHVCHIKKLEPLVRPAIVTGFLGYSLVCIGLLLDLGQPQRGINVLRYWNVHSPMFEVSMCVMAYTTVLTLEFLHPVSEKFGWHIPLRLLRTLEIPFAILAAMISTLHQSTLGTFFLIAVDKLHNLWYNPLLPLQFWLSAIFTGLSIVIFEASLVHKYMGQPDESELLATLTRIIPWVMGVYIVVKLYALLFLRHGPLFDRPVLTALFATEMIVGVFMPFSLYLGKRIKTDKRLQLRAASMVIFGLVLNRFNVSMFGMEQANQQIYVPSLLESLVTIGIIAAHILFFVLIAKYFPIFEHHPEATDYTIPDRFRKVGRPGEGHGSPSEA; from the coding sequence ATGACCGCAGCACGAATCATCATGAATGAGATAAAGGGGTACCATCGCTTCATCAAGCTGATGATGGTCCTCGTCGGGATGGGGGCGCTGTCCGCCATGATCCGTTTCATCTTCGGCCTCGGGGTGACCACCAACCTGAACGACACCTACCCGTGGGGGCTCTGGATCTCTTTCGACGTCGTCACCGCCGTGCCGCTGGCGGCGGGGGCCTTCACCATCGGTGTCGTCGCCCATGTTTGCCACATCAAGAAGCTAGAGCCGCTGGTCCGGCCGGCTATCGTCACCGGTTTCCTCGGCTATTCGCTGGTCTGCATCGGTTTGCTGCTCGACCTGGGGCAGCCGCAACGGGGGATCAACGTCCTCCGTTACTGGAACGTCCACTCGCCGATGTTCGAAGTCTCGATGTGCGTCATGGCGTATACCACCGTCCTGACCCTCGAATTCCTTCACCCGGTTTCCGAGAAGTTCGGTTGGCACATTCCGCTGCGGCTGCTGCGGACCCTGGAGATCCCCTTCGCCATCCTGGCGGCGATGATCTCCACCCTCCACCAGTCGACCCTCGGCACCTTCTTCCTGATCGCCGTCGACAAGTTGCACAACCTCTGGTACAATCCGCTCCTGCCGCTCCAGTTCTGGCTTTCGGCGATTTTTACCGGCTTGTCGATCGTTATCTTCGAGGCGAGCCTGGTCCATAAGTATATGGGGCAGCCCGACGAGTCCGAGCTGCTGGCGACGCTGACCCGGATCATCCCCTGGGTGATGGGGGTCTACATCGTGGTGAAGCTCTACGCGCTGCTCTTTCTCCGGCACGGGCCGCTGTTCGACCGGCCGGTACTGACGGCGCTCTTCGCCACCGAAATGATCGTCGGGGTCTTCATGCCGTTTTCCCTCTACCTCGGCAAGCGGATCAAGACCGACAAGCGGTTGCAGCTGCGGGCGGCAAGCATGGTGATCTTCGGCCTGGTCCTCAACCGCTTCAACGTCTCGATGTTCGGCATGGAACAGGCCAACCAGCAGATCTACGTCCCGTCGCTCCTCGAATCGCTGGTGACGATCGGCATCATTGCCGCCCATATCCTTTTCTTCGTCCTGATCGCCAAGTACTTCCCGATCTTCGAGCACCATCCCGAGGCGACCGACTACACGATTCCCGACCGGTTCCGCAAGGTCGGCCGGCCTGGCGAGGGGCACGGTTCGCCGAGCGAAGCATAA
- the fdhD gene encoding formate dehydrogenase accessory sulfurtransferase FdhD has product MNTLYTYSNGRLEEKRVAIVREFPLVLRVNDRELATLIASPHDLRYLVAGFLRLQGFVASVDDFDLLAVCEEFGIANVRIRGELPERLRPILTSGCGTGITFALPQPAAAVPGGSGERFAPAALFRLMDELAGRAENYRSHGGSHSAAVGDADGALLFYAEDLGRHNTLDRIAGEALFKRVDLAGKMLVTSGRVSTEMVAKAARLGIGLIASRTSPTDLAAAGCEQAGIVLVGYLRGGKFTVYSHHERLAGVAGGETVPFGRPPVELSRRAAAGQIPGVTGVILAGGESSRMGSNKALLPYRGGRFIEAIYRQLAEIFTEVLIVTNTPEQYDFLPCAKVADVYPGMGALAGIHAGLFHSANPAIFAVACDMPYLNSALIRQLASQADPGCVLIPESPHGLEPLHAVYGKGCLAAIETTLLAGERRIVSFFGRANVNRFNREQIAALDPGFDSFRNINTPADYYQLREGERSDRESDLPGLDRACPR; this is encoded by the coding sequence ATGAATACTCTCTATACCTATAGCAATGGCCGGCTCGAAGAAAAACGGGTCGCCATCGTCCGGGAGTTTCCCCTTGTCCTGCGGGTCAACGATCGGGAGCTGGCGACCCTGATCGCCTCCCCCCACGATCTCCGCTATCTGGTGGCCGGGTTCCTGCGGCTGCAGGGGTTCGTGGCATCGGTCGACGACTTCGACCTGCTGGCGGTCTGCGAGGAATTCGGCATCGCCAATGTCCGGATTCGGGGGGAGCTGCCGGAGCGGCTCCGGCCGATCCTCACCTCGGGGTGCGGCACCGGGATCACTTTTGCCCTGCCGCAGCCGGCCGCCGCCGTGCCGGGGGGGAGCGGGGAGCGGTTCGCCCCGGCGGCGCTGTTCCGGTTGATGGACGAGCTGGCCGGCCGGGCAGAGAATTATCGCAGCCATGGTGGCAGCCATTCGGCAGCGGTGGGGGATGCCGACGGGGCGCTCCTCTTCTATGCCGAGGACCTGGGGCGGCACAACACCCTCGACCGGATCGCCGGCGAAGCACTGTTCAAGCGGGTTGACCTGGCCGGGAAGATGCTGGTCACTTCGGGGCGGGTTTCCACCGAGATGGTCGCCAAGGCGGCCCGGCTCGGTATCGGCCTGATCGCCTCGCGCACTTCGCCGACGGACCTGGCGGCCGCCGGCTGCGAACAGGCCGGCATCGTGCTGGTCGGCTACCTGCGGGGGGGGAAATTTACCGTCTACAGTCATCATGAGCGGCTGGCGGGCGTTGCGGGCGGCGAAACCGTCCCCTTCGGCCGGCCGCCGGTCGAGCTGTCCCGCCGGGCGGCGGCCGGGCAGATCCCCGGCGTCACCGGGGTGATCCTTGCTGGCGGTGAGTCGAGCCGGATGGGGAGCAACAAGGCGCTGCTGCCATACCGCGGTGGCCGCTTCATCGAGGCGATCTATCGCCAGCTGGCCGAAATTTTCACCGAGGTGCTGATCGTCACCAATACCCCGGAGCAGTACGATTTCCTCCCCTGTGCCAAGGTTGCCGACGTCTATCCCGGGATGGGGGCGCTGGCGGGCATCCATGCCGGGCTTTTCCACAGCGCCAACCCGGCAATCTTTGCCGTAGCCTGCGATATGCCCTATCTCAACAGCGCGCTGATCCGGCAGCTGGCTTCCCAGGCCGACCCTGGCTGCGTACTGATCCCCGAAAGCCCGCACGGCCTGGAACCGCTCCACGCGGTCTACGGCAAGGGCTGTCTGGCGGCCATCGAAACGACGTTGCTCGCCGGCGAGCGGCGGATCGTTTCCTTCTTCGGCCGGGCGAACGTCAACCGCTTCAACCGGGAGCAGATTGCCGCCCTCGACCCCGGGTTCGACTCGTTCCGGAACATCAATACGCCGGCGGACTATTACCAGCTGCGGGAGGGAGAGCGGTCCGACCGGGAGAGCGATCTGCCCGGCCTCGACCGGGCCTGCCCCCGCTAA
- a CDS encoding hydrogenase small subunit — translation MGKEAALRDGVSRRDFMKTCIAATAIMGLPYSMHTKVAEAAQRAGRPPVIWLHFQECTGCSESLLRSGHPTISELILDMISLDYHETLMIGSGHQAEKSLHDSMKANHGKYILVVEGAIPTKENGIYCKVGGKTALESLTTAADGAAAIIAIGTCAAYGGIQSSPPNPTGAVGVRDIIKGKPIINIPGCPPNPYNFLSTVLYYLTFNKIPDLDALGRPKFAYGRKIHEHCERRPHFDAGRFALAYGDKTHAEGYCLYKLGCKGPATFANCSVTRFNDVGVWPVSVGHPCIGCTEPDILFKKPIAEKLQIHLPTPPDTYAPADLAQKGPGVSPLATGVVGLAGGAALGAGAMLAKKLPNGEEEHHEKSE, via the coding sequence ATGGGAAAAGAAGCTGCACTTCGTGACGGGGTATCACGAAGGGATTTCATGAAGACCTGTATTGCGGCTACGGCCATCATGGGATTGCCGTACAGCATGCACACCAAAGTGGCCGAAGCGGCCCAGAGGGCCGGCCGGCCGCCGGTCATCTGGCTCCATTTCCAGGAGTGCACCGGTTGTTCCGAGTCGCTGCTCCGATCCGGCCATCCGACGATTTCCGAACTGATCCTCGACATGATTTCGCTCGACTACCATGAGACGCTGATGATCGGTTCGGGCCATCAGGCCGAAAAATCGCTCCATGACTCGATGAAGGCCAATCATGGCAAGTACATCTTGGTGGTTGAAGGGGCGATCCCGACCAAGGAAAACGGCATCTACTGCAAAGTCGGCGGCAAGACCGCCCTCGAATCGCTGACCACCGCCGCCGACGGCGCCGCCGCGATCATTGCCATCGGCACCTGCGCCGCCTACGGCGGCATCCAGTCCTCTCCGCCCAACCCGACCGGGGCCGTCGGCGTCCGCGACATCATCAAGGGGAAACCGATCATCAACATTCCCGGCTGTCCGCCGAACCCTTACAACTTCCTCTCCACCGTCCTCTACTACCTGACCTTCAACAAGATTCCCGATCTCGACGCCCTCGGCCGGCCGAAATTCGCCTACGGCCGGAAGATTCACGAGCACTGCGAGCGGCGGCCCCATTTCGACGCTGGCCGCTTTGCCTTGGCCTATGGCGACAAGACCCACGCCGAAGGGTATTGCCTGTACAAGCTCGGCTGTAAGGGGCCGGCAACCTTTGCCAACTGCTCCGTCACCCGCTTCAACGATGTCGGGGTCTGGCCGGTTTCCGTCGGCCATCCCTGTATCGGCTGCACCGAGCCGGACATCCTCTTCAAGAAGCCGATCGCCGAAAAGCTGCAGATTCATCTGCCGACTCCGCCCGATACCTACGCCCCGGCCGACCTGGCCCAGAAAGGTCCCGGCGTGAGCCCGCTGGCCACCGGCGTGGTGGGGCTTGCCGGCGGCGCAGCCCTCGGTGCCGGCGCGATGCTGGCGAAGAAATTGCCGAACGGCGAGGAGGAGCACCATGAGAAGTCAGAGTAG
- the hybA gene encoding hydrogenase 2 operon protein HybA, producing the protein MRSQSRRDFLKLLGLTGAACLAGTGTLSAAEGPAGSETAIAMLYDATKCVGCKACMTACKRVNFDQNNLSYEHLGSDKDQLWDAPLDLSGNTRTVIKLYKESPTRWSYVKHSCMHCTKPGCVSACPVKAMTKDSVTGVVSYNKNACIGCRYCQVACPYGIPRFQWDKAIPQIVKCDFCKETNLKEKGVPACAETCPAGAITYGKRKDLLVEAHRRIEESPDRYIPKVYGEKEVGGANHLYLAAFPFNKLGLPDLKEASPAEFSEHIQHTIYKGFIAPVALYGALAVIAMKNKKGQEKLGHGEDD; encoded by the coding sequence ATGAGAAGTCAGAGTAGGCGTGATTTCCTCAAGCTGCTGGGGCTGACCGGTGCCGCCTGCCTGGCGGGGACCGGCACCCTCAGTGCGGCCGAAGGGCCGGCCGGCAGCGAGACCGCCATCGCCATGCTTTACGACGCCACCAAGTGCGTCGGCTGCAAGGCATGCATGACCGCCTGCAAGCGGGTGAACTTCGACCAGAACAATCTCTCCTACGAGCATCTCGGCTCCGACAAGGATCAGCTCTGGGACGCGCCGCTCGATCTCTCCGGCAATACCCGGACGGTGATCAAGCTCTACAAGGAGTCGCCTACCCGCTGGTCCTACGTCAAGCATTCGTGCATGCACTGCACCAAGCCGGGCTGCGTCTCGGCCTGCCCGGTCAAGGCGATGACCAAGGATTCGGTGACCGGCGTCGTCTCGTACAACAAGAATGCCTGCATCGGCTGCCGCTACTGTCAGGTGGCCTGCCCGTACGGTATCCCCCGCTTCCAGTGGGACAAGGCAATTCCACAGATCGTCAAGTGCGATTTCTGCAAGGAGACGAACCTCAAGGAGAAGGGGGTCCCGGCCTGCGCCGAAACCTGCCCGGCCGGAGCCATCACCTACGGCAAACGGAAAGATCTGCTCGTCGAAGCCCACCGGCGGATCGAGGAAAGCCCCGACCGCTATATCCCCAAGGTTTACGGCGAGAAGGAAGTCGGCGGCGCCAACCATCTCTACCTGGCGGCCTTTCCTTTCAACAAGCTCGGCTTGCCGGATTTGAAGGAAGCTTCGCCGGCGGAGTTTTCCGAGCATATCCAGCACACCATCTACAAGGGGTTTATCGCCCCGGTCGCCCTCTACGGGGCACTGGCGGTCATCGCCATGAAGAACAAGAAGGGCCAGGAAAAACTCGGCCATGGGGAGGACGATTAA